The following proteins are co-located in the Nitrospirota bacterium genome:
- a CDS encoding menaquinone biosynthesis protein, producing MRPKVGHIQFLNCLPLYYGLVKSSALLDIELIKGTPTELNSLLINGDLDISPISSIEYARHHQTLLLFPEFTVSSDGAVKSIILISPYPIEKLSGKRVALTNTSSTSHVLLKFIMNEGYGIEPDYITCQPDLKRMLSNADAALLIGDIALKYYVNSEGFYLYDLGLEWKKLTGRKMVYAVWAVNRKFAEIKSELCKYVFEIFKKSMEHSMRHLTEIAEYASRWEPFSRDFLTKYFASLRFNFSQDYREGLIHFYKVAKEIGELKEVPELEFVNINYIYKKNKVGPLR from the coding sequence TTGAGACCTAAAGTCGGACATATTCAGTTTCTTAATTGTTTACCTTTATACTACGGGTTAGTTAAAAGCTCCGCTCTCCTCGATATAGAGTTGATTAAAGGTACTCCTACAGAACTCAACTCTTTATTAATAAATGGAGACCTTGACATTTCTCCAATATCATCTATTGAATATGCACGCCACCATCAGACACTTCTTCTTTTCCCGGAATTTACAGTAAGTTCTGACGGTGCTGTTAAAAGTATCATTCTTATAAGTCCCTATCCCATAGAGAAATTGTCCGGGAAAAGAGTTGCTTTAACAAACACCTCTTCAACTTCCCATGTGCTTTTAAAATTCATTATGAACGAGGGATATGGGATCGAACCAGATTATATTACATGTCAACCTGATTTAAAGAGAATGCTTTCTAATGCTGATGCTGCCTTACTTATTGGAGATATTGCTCTAAAATATTATGTTAATTCAGAAGGTTTTTATCTTTACGATTTAGGGCTTGAGTGGAAGAAATTGACTGGTAGAAAGATGGTATATGCAGTCTGGGCAGTGAACAGAAAGTTTGCAGAGATAAAAAGTGAATTATGCAAATATGTTTTTGAGATATTCAAAAAGTCAATGGAGCATTCAATGAGGCATCTTACTGAGATAGCTGAATATGCATCAAGATGGGAACCTTTCAGCAGAGATTTTCTCACTAAGTATTTTGCTTCTCTCAGGTTCAATTTTAGTCAGGACTATAGGGAGGGACTAATTCACTTTTACAAGGTTGCAAAAGAGATCGGTGAATTAAAAGAAGTGCCAGAACTTGAATTTGTGAATATTAATTATATCTATAAAAAAAATAAAGTAGGGCCATTAAGATGA
- a CDS encoding ABC transporter permease, translated as MKLLRIIGKRFSRNKLAVIGVIVVFILITISLSAPVISPYDPTEIDVYNVLSPPSKTHFLGTDELGRDLLSRIIWGSRVSLKVGFVAVGIAILIGVIIGSLAGFYGGKVDAILMRFVDIMLAFPTFFLILAVISILEPNIFTIMAVIGITGWMDVARLVRAEFLSLKERDFIDAAKAIGLNNTRLIYRHILPNALSPVFVAATFGVAGAILTESGLSFLGLGVQPPDPSWGNILTSGKDNIEVAWWLSLFPGLAILITVLSYNLVGEGLRDALDPRLWGSED; from the coding sequence ATGAAACTTTTACGTATTATAGGTAAAAGGTTTTCAAGAAATAAGCTTGCTGTTATTGGTGTAATTGTAGTTTTTATATTAATAACTATTTCACTTTCTGCACCTGTTATTTCTCCATACGACCCAACAGAAATTGATGTATATAATGTCCTGTCACCTCCAAGTAAAACACATTTCCTCGGCACTGATGAGCTCGGAAGAGATTTACTTTCAAGGATAATATGGGGGAGCAGAGTTTCCCTTAAGGTTGGTTTTGTTGCTGTTGGTATAGCTATTTTAATTGGTGTTATTATTGGTTCTTTAGCTGGTTTTTATGGAGGGAAAGTAGATGCCATTCTGATGAGGTTTGTTGATATTATGCTGGCATTCCCGACATTTTTCCTGATCCTTGCAGTAATTTCAATCCTTGAGCCGAATATTTTCACGATTATGGCAGTAATAGGGATTACTGGCTGGATGGATGTTGCAAGACTTGTCAGAGCAGAATTCCTTTCTTTGAAAGAGAGGGATTTTATTGATGCTGCAAAAGCAATTGGTTTGAATAATACGAGGTTAATTTACAGACACATACTGCCAAACGCTTTGTCCCCTGTATTTGTTGCTGCAACATTTGGGGTAGCAGGAGCAATTCTTACTGAATCCGGCCTGTCATTTTTGGGACTTGGTGTTCAGCCTCCGGACCCAAGCTGGGGCAATATACTGACATCTGGCAAAGATAATATAGAGGTTGCATGGTGGCTCTCTCTTTTCCCTGGGCTAGCGATATTGATTACCGTCTTAAGCTATAACCTGGTAGGCGAAGGGCTACGTGATGCTTTAGATCCAAGACTGTGGGGATCAGAAGATTGA
- a CDS encoding ABC transporter permease produces MLIYITKRLLLMIPLLFGITLITFVVIHLAPGSPVEVQTEMSLKVSMQAKENLKKLYGLDKPLYIQYLDWLKRFLSLDFGKSFVDGRRVMDKIIERIPITLTINILSLFLILIIALPIGILSATRQYSIFDKMSTVFVFIGFSTPSFWLALLLMILFGVYMGLLPISGIQSIDVSEMTIFDRILDWVKHLILPVGVSAFGGIAGISRYSRSSMLEVIRQDYIRTARAKGLKESQVIFKHAFRNALMPIVTILGLSIPGLIGGGVIFETIFAIPGMGQLFYSSTMSRDYPTVMGILVIGAFLTLIGNLVADISYAIVDPRVRVRK; encoded by the coding sequence ATGCTTATTTACATAACAAAAAGACTTTTGCTTATGATACCTTTACTTTTTGGGATAACACTTATAACATTCGTCGTTATACATCTTGCTCCAGGAAGTCCAGTTGAGGTTCAGACTGAAATGTCCTTAAAAGTTTCAATGCAGGCAAAGGAAAATCTAAAGAAGCTCTACGGCCTTGATAAACCTTTGTATATACAATACTTGGATTGGCTTAAGCGTTTTTTAAGCCTTGACTTTGGCAAATCTTTTGTAGATGGAAGAAGAGTTATGGATAAAATTATTGAAAGAATACCAATAACCTTAACCATAAATATCCTCTCTCTTTTTCTTATACTTATTATTGCCTTACCAATAGGTATATTATCAGCAACAAGGCAATATTCTATCTTTGACAAAATGTCCACAGTCTTTGTATTTATTGGTTTCTCAACCCCTTCCTTCTGGCTCGCTCTTCTTCTAATGATTCTCTTTGGAGTTTACATGGGGCTTCTTCCAATATCAGGTATTCAGAGCATAGATGTCTCTGAAATGACAATTTTTGACCGTATATTAGACTGGGTGAAACATCTTATTCTTCCTGTTGGGGTTTCTGCATTCGGTGGCATTGCCGGTATCAGCCGTTATAGCCGTTCAAGTATGCTTGAAGTAATTCGGCAGGACTACATTAGAACTGCACGGGCAAAAGGATTAAAAGAAAGTCAGGTTATATTTAAACATGCCTTTCGAAATGCATTAATGCCGATTGTAACAATACTTGGACTTTCTATCCCAGGACTCATTGGAGGAGGGGTTATTTTTGAAACAATTTTTGCAATTCCCGGCATGGGACAACTTTTCTATTCATCAACAATGTCAAGAGATTATCCGACAGTTATGGGAATCCTCGTGATTGGAGCATTTCTTACGCTAATCGGCAACTTAGTAGCAGATATTTCATATGCCATCGTTGACCCGAGGGTAAGAGTAAGAAAGTAA
- a CDS encoding ATP-binding cassette domain-containing protein, with the protein MDVINIIKLKKYFPVKRGIFAKQEWLKAVNGISFSIQDGKVFALVGESGSGKSTVARLILRLIPPTEGEILFKGLDIKKLKGDSLRDFRKSVQIVFQDPFASLNPRMTVYDTLSEPLKIHQLAKKNEIKDKVVSLLLRVGLQADILNRYPHEFSGGQRQRICIARALAVSPRVIIADEPLSALDVSIQAQILNILQELQSQYHISFLFISHDLRMVQYFSDEIAVMYLGKLVEFAETDILFNNPFHPYTIELLSCVPKIKPDAQKRPVPWGDIPSPIDIPTGCPFHPRCQKRFDPCDRIQPELKEIKGRLVSCHLF; encoded by the coding sequence GTGGATGTCATCAATATAATTAAGCTTAAAAAATACTTTCCAGTCAAAAGAGGGATATTTGCAAAGCAGGAATGGCTAAAGGCTGTTAACGGCATATCATTTTCTATTCAGGACGGAAAAGTCTTTGCACTTGTAGGTGAAAGTGGGTCAGGGAAATCAACTGTCGCAAGACTAATATTGAGATTAATACCTCCGACGGAAGGGGAAATTCTTTTTAAAGGGCTTGATATCAAGAAATTAAAAGGTGACTCTCTTCGTGATTTCAGAAAGTCAGTGCAGATTGTTTTTCAGGATCCATTTGCGTCTCTGAATCCAAGGATGACTGTCTATGATACACTCTCTGAGCCATTAAAGATTCACCAACTTGCAAAAAAAAACGAAATCAAGGATAAAGTAGTTAGTCTCTTATTACGTGTTGGACTTCAGGCAGATATATTGAATCGTTACCCACACGAATTTAGTGGAGGACAGAGGCAGAGAATCTGTATTGCAAGAGCACTTGCAGTATCGCCAAGAGTAATTATTGCTGATGAACCTCTTTCAGCACTTGATGTATCCATTCAGGCACAGATACTGAATATCCTTCAGGAACTGCAGAGCCAATACCACATATCTTTTCTGTTCATAAGCCATGATCTGCGGATGGTTCAATATTTCAGTGATGAGATCGCTGTTATGTATTTAGGAAAGTTAGTTGAATTTGCAGAGACTGACATTCTTTTCAATAACCCTTTTCATCCGTATACAATTGAATTGCTATCTTGTGTTCCAAAAATAAAACCTGATGCTCAAAAGAGACCAGTTCCATGGGGAGATATTCCAAGTCCTATCGATATCCCAACCGGCTGTCCCTTCCATCCTCGGTGTCAGAAAAGATTTGATCCATGTGACAGAATTCAACCTGAACTAAAAGAGATAAAAGGAAGACTTGTGTCATGTCATCTATTTTAA
- a CDS encoding tetratricopeptide repeat protein produces MGKNIHELREYGLELFEQGKYSEAELILKEIISLNPRYADIYNKLGLITHMKGDFKHASEYFKKALELNPNYTEASLNLAITYNDMGEFKKAQEVFTVAAQIAHPTPSAMDPFIAGKLANEHYKLGNLYLDLGMNNEAIEEYKKAIRLHPRLPDVHTKLGIALRNKGLVDDAIGHFTKAKEINPNYGPAWVQLGLCYYMKGLLGLAFKEWEQAVEQNPGLREAEAYLRLLKKEGN; encoded by the coding sequence GTGGGAAAAAATATACATGAACTTCGCGAATATGGTTTAGAACTTTTCGAGCAGGGCAAATACTCGGAGGCAGAGTTGATTTTAAAAGAGATAATCAGCTTAAATCCCCGATATGCTGATATTTATAATAAGCTTGGCTTAATAACACACATGAAGGGAGATTTTAAACATGCTTCTGAATATTTTAAGAAGGCACTTGAATTAAATCCTAATTATACTGAGGCTTCATTGAATCTTGCCATAACCTATAATGATATGGGAGAGTTCAAAAAGGCTCAGGAAGTCTTTACCGTTGCTGCACAGATTGCACATCCAACACCCAGTGCTATGGATCCATTTATCGCTGGCAAGCTTGCGAATGAACACTATAAATTAGGAAATTTATATCTTGATCTTGGTATGAACAATGAAGCAATTGAAGAATATAAGAAAGCCATAAGGCTCCACCCACGTCTTCCTGATGTCCATACTAAACTCGGGATAGCTCTGAGAAATAAAGGGCTTGTTGACGATGCGATTGGACATTTTACCAAAGCAAAAGAGATAAATCCAAATTATGGCCCTGCATGGGTACAACTCGGGCTGTGCTATTACATGAAAGGTCTTTTGGGTTTAGCTTTTAAAGAATGGGAGCAAGCTGTCGAACAAAATCCTGGGTTGAGAGAAGCAGAGGCATATCTGAGGCTCCTGAAAAAAGAGGGAAATTAA
- a CDS encoding ABC transporter ATP-binding protein, whose product MSLLKIRDLNISFKTPNRFVNVVSSLNLDIQEGEIFGLVGESGCGKSITALSMMKILPHNFFVEGEILFKGKNLLNLDEKAMRGLRGKEISMIFQEPMTSLNPVLTIGYQIAEALIAHIRLSKKDAMTQVVDLLKTVRIPSPEIRIKEYPHQISGGMRQRVMIAMAIACNPSLLIADEPTTALDVTIQAQILELLRRLRQQKKMAIMLITHDLGVIAENAERAAIMYAGRIMEISRVSELIGTPKHPYTVGLLESLPKRRGIPLKPIRGYVPRPEQLPPGCKFSNRCYYMIPDCQKAEPELREIVSGHFVRCLRSEEIQWMSSI is encoded by the coding sequence GTGTCCCTGCTTAAAATAAGGGACCTCAACATATCTTTTAAAACACCAAACCGTTTTGTCAATGTTGTATCGTCTCTTAATCTTGATATTCAAGAAGGAGAGATTTTTGGTCTTGTTGGTGAAAGTGGTTGCGGTAAAAGCATTACTGCCTTATCTATGATGAAAATTCTGCCACATAATTTTTTCGTGGAAGGAGAAATTTTGTTTAAAGGCAAGAACCTTCTGAATCTTGATGAGAAAGCCATGCGAGGTCTAAGAGGTAAAGAAATCTCGATGATCTTTCAAGAGCCAATGACCTCTCTGAATCCTGTACTTACCATTGGTTACCAGATTGCTGAAGCTTTGATTGCACATATCAGACTTTCAAAAAAAGATGCTATGACACAGGTAGTTGATTTACTGAAAACTGTCAGAATACCTTCGCCTGAAATAAGAATAAAGGAATATCCACATCAAATATCAGGGGGGATGCGACAGAGGGTAATGATTGCTATGGCAATTGCCTGTAATCCTTCATTGCTGATTGCAGATGAACCAACAACTGCACTTGATGTAACAATACAGGCACAGATACTCGAACTTCTAAGAAGGCTTAGGCAGCAAAAAAAAATGGCTATTATGCTGATTACTCATGACCTCGGTGTTATTGCTGAAAATGCAGAAAGAGCTGCCATAATGTATGCAGGTAGAATTATGGAAATCTCTCGAGTTTCTGAATTAATAGGAACTCCAAAGCATCCTTACACCGTGGGCTTGTTAGAATCATTACCGAAGAGAAGAGGGATTCCATTAAAACCTATCCGCGGTTATGTGCCAAGGCCTGAACAACTTCCTCCAGGATGTAAGTTTTCAAACAGGTGTTATTATATGATCCCAGATTGTCAGAAAGCAGAGCCAGAATTGAGAGAGATTGTTTCAGGGCATTTTGTTAGGTGTTTGCGGTCAGAGGAAATACAGTGGATGTCATCAATATAA
- a CDS encoding MTAP family purine nucleoside phosphorylase — MIKSKIPEAKTAFIGGSSTFAIEFPENLKAKGVKVLQQFVVSTPFGESPEFKLFTVNDRNVLTVKMHGWRTGTNRADASKQIFWVFHKAGVKTILTEGGVGTISKDIQLRDFFIPDDYLDFSMRKDVHLYDKYLLVMRHPICQELTRILTRIITKLFPDRQVMRGIYAVTDGRHFESRAEVRMIEKLGGDVIGQSLCPEVYLAREIGACYAGIYLIVNRAEGIEPQWSYKELKDIFYNEALNVGKIIIESIKSIIKNKKQSCQCSNLRKRTLLKYKKVS; from the coding sequence ATGATAAAGTCAAAAATACCTGAAGCCAAAACTGCCTTTATTGGTGGTTCAAGTACCTTTGCCATTGAATTCCCTGAGAATTTGAAGGCAAAGGGAGTAAAAGTATTGCAACAGTTTGTTGTTTCAACTCCTTTCGGTGAAAGTCCAGAATTCAAATTATTTACAGTTAATGATAGGAATGTCCTTACAGTAAAGATGCATGGCTGGCGGACAGGAACAAACAGGGCTGATGCGTCAAAACAGATTTTCTGGGTATTTCATAAGGCAGGTGTAAAGACAATTCTCACTGAAGGTGGAGTGGGAACAATTTCAAAAGATATTCAACTCAGAGATTTTTTTATTCCTGATGATTATCTTGATTTCTCGATGAGAAAAGATGTGCATCTTTACGACAAATATTTGCTTGTTATGAGGCACCCTATCTGTCAAGAACTCACCAGGATACTTACGAGAATAATCACCAAGCTGTTTCCTGATAGACAGGTTATGCGAGGGATATATGCTGTAACTGACGGAAGACATTTCGAAAGCCGAGCAGAGGTTAGGATGATAGAAAAACTTGGTGGTGATGTTATAGGACAGAGCTTATGCCCTGAAGTCTATTTGGCCAGAGAAATTGGAGCCTGTTATGCAGGAATTTATCTTATTGTCAACCGCGCAGAGGGAATAGAGCCTCAATGGTCTTATAAAGAGTTAAAGGATATTTTTTATAATGAAGCATTGAATGTAGGTAAAATAATTATTGAAAGTATCAAGAGTATAATAAAGAATAAAAAACAAAGTTGTCAGTGCTCAAACTTGAGAAAAAGGACATTATTAAAATATAAAAAAGTAAGTTAA
- the pyrE gene encoding orotate phosphoribosyltransferase, with protein sequence MKERLLELIIERAFKYSDEPIFKLVSGRMSNYYFNCKAVTLYPEGMCLIGNIIFDLIKNLNVQGIGGLTLGADPVAYAVSYTSFLKGKPVEAFVVRKTPKSHGTMQWIEGNLKPGDKVVIVDDVITTGKSTIEAITRAKENGLEVVKVIVLIDRQENGKEAVESMGLNVEAIITKEDVMEKYKRPVE encoded by the coding sequence ATGAAAGAACGTTTACTCGAACTTATAATCGAAAGGGCCTTCAAATACAGCGATGAGCCGATATTTAAACTTGTATCAGGCAGAATGAGCAATTATTATTTTAACTGTAAAGCAGTAACCCTTTATCCTGAAGGGATGTGCCTTATCGGTAATATTATTTTTGATCTCATTAAAAACCTGAACGTTCAAGGCATTGGTGGGCTTACCCTTGGAGCAGATCCAGTTGCATATGCAGTTTCATATACTTCTTTTCTAAAGGGAAAACCTGTTGAGGCTTTTGTTGTTCGCAAGACACCAAAATCTCACGGCACAATGCAGTGGATAGAGGGAAACTTAAAACCTGGCGATAAGGTTGTAATTGTGGATGATGTAATAACAACCGGCAAATCAACTATTGAAGCCATTACCAGAGCAAAAGAGAACGGCCTTGAAGTCGTTAAAGTTATTGTCTTGATAGACCGTCAGGAAAATGGAAAAGAGGCAGTTGAGTCGATGGGATTGAATGTTGAGGCAATCATAACAAAAGAAGATGTTATGGAAAAATATAAAAGACCGGTCGAATAA
- the ubiE gene encoding bifunctional demethylmenaquinone methyltransferase/2-methoxy-6-polyprenyl-1,4-benzoquinol methylase UbiE, which yields MNYVDHKIRNIQNIGQMFSGIARYYDLLNHILSFGLDFRWRKKVAFETKRVNCEKILDVCTGTGDMAIELYRTWQGKVEIDGLDISNELINIGKKKVKKLNCKDKVKFIEANAERLPYNDNQFDAVTITFGLRNISDRLKAIMEFYRVARYGGCFVCLEFSHPVNSFFTKLYNFYLMKCVPFIASIVGSDPSAYRYLGNTIKEFLKPEELSQLIESAGWRDVSFQRLTGGIVTIHRAIKR from the coding sequence ATGAATTATGTAGATCATAAAATACGTAATATACAGAATATTGGGCAAATGTTCTCAGGTATTGCACGATATTATGACCTACTAAACCATATATTGAGTTTCGGTCTTGATTTCAGGTGGAGAAAGAAGGTTGCTTTTGAGACAAAAAGAGTAAATTGTGAAAAAATTCTTGATGTATGCACAGGCACTGGTGACATGGCAATTGAGCTTTATAGAACTTGGCAAGGTAAAGTGGAGATTGATGGACTGGATATTTCCAATGAGCTGATAAATATTGGAAAGAAAAAAGTAAAAAAATTAAATTGTAAAGACAAAGTGAAATTTATCGAGGCTAATGCTGAAAGACTTCCATATAACGATAATCAATTTGATGCAGTTACGATAACTTTTGGATTAAGAAACATCAGTGACCGATTAAAAGCTATTATGGAATTCTATCGCGTTGCAAGATATGGAGGATGCTTTGTCTGTCTTGAATTCAGTCATCCTGTAAATTCTTTTTTTACAAAGCTCTACAATTTTTATCTTATGAAATGTGTTCCCTTTATTGCTTCCATTGTGGGCTCTGACCCTTCTGCATATAGATATCTGGGGAATACAATAAAAGAATTCTTGAAACCTGAAGAATTATCTCAGCTAATAGAATCTGCGGGGTGGAGGGATGTTAGTTTTCAAAGGTTGACAGGAGGAATTGTAACAATACATCGAGCTATAAAAAGATAG
- the mqnC gene encoding dehypoxanthine futalosine cyclase, with protein sequence MNVLTILDRALSKRLTLDEAVLLFKEADLLDLAKVADTICRRKHPDGIATFQIDRNINYTNICKNQCSFCAFYRSKGHPEAYLLSQEEIEEKVAETVRLAGTQIMLQGGINPELRIDFYTKMFSGIKKKFDVRIHSLSPPEIFHIAETEKLPISYVLKQLIEAGLDSLPGGGAEILVDRVRRIISPKKINASQWLGVMEEAHKLGIKTTATMMFGTVETIEERIEHLLKIRDLQDKTGGFISFISWTYQPGNTVLGGKPVSSIEYLRMLSICRLFLDNFRNIQGSWVTQGKDIGQICLSFGANDLGSIMIEENVVRAAGVSYKITADEMIDLILKSGKTPAQRDTEFRILKIYDKVKNT encoded by the coding sequence ATGAATGTTCTTACAATTCTTGATAGAGCATTGAGCAAACGATTGACCTTAGATGAAGCGGTTTTGCTTTTTAAAGAAGCTGACCTGCTTGATCTTGCAAAGGTGGCTGATACAATATGCAGGAGGAAACATCCTGACGGAATTGCCACATTCCAGATTGACAGAAATATTAACTACACAAATATCTGCAAAAATCAGTGTTCCTTCTGTGCCTTTTATAGGTCAAAAGGTCATCCTGAGGCTTATTTGTTGAGTCAGGAAGAGATAGAAGAGAAGGTTGCCGAAACAGTTAGACTTGCAGGCACCCAGATAATGCTTCAGGGAGGAATTAATCCTGAACTAAGAATAGATTTTTATACAAAGATGTTTTCAGGAATTAAAAAGAAATTTGATGTGAGAATTCATAGCCTTTCGCCTCCAGAGATCTTTCATATTGCGGAAACAGAAAAGTTACCGATTTCATATGTTTTAAAACAGCTTATTGAAGCAGGACTCGATTCACTTCCAGGAGGAGGGGCTGAGATATTGGTCGACAGGGTTCGACGAATAATAAGTCCAAAAAAAATAAATGCTTCACAGTGGCTTGGAGTTATGGAAGAAGCGCACAAACTCGGGATTAAAACAACAGCGACAATGATGTTTGGAACAGTAGAAACCATAGAAGAAAGGATAGAGCATCTTTTAAAAATTCGAGACCTTCAGGATAAAACAGGCGGTTTTATATCATTCATATCATGGACATATCAGCCAGGGAATACTGTTTTGGGAGGTAAGCCCGTTTCATCTATCGAATATTTAAGGATGCTATCTATCTGTCGACTTTTTCTTGATAACTTTAGAAATATTCAGGGTTCATGGGTTACACAGGGAAAAGATATCGGACAGATCTGTTTATCATTTGGGGCAAATGATCTTGGCAGCATTATGATAGAAGAGAATGTTGTCCGTGCTGCTGGTGTCTCTTATAAAATAACTGCTGACGAGATGATTGATCTTATCCTTAAGTCAGGTAAAACCCCTGCACAGAGGGATACAGAGTTCAGGATTTTGAAGATTTATGATAAAGTCAAAAATACCTGA